Below is a genomic region from Raphanus sativus cultivar WK10039 chromosome 4, ASM80110v3, whole genome shotgun sequence.
GGTGAGTACTATGTCGGCTTCGATGCGGAGGAGCTCGAGATGAGCGTCTTGGAGACTAGAGAAGGTGGCTAGAAAGGCGGAGTCATTGTCCAAGGGATCGAGATTAGACCTAAATGAGTGTTGTGCGATTAAGTAACGCAGCTCACGAGTAAATTCTAGTTTGTTGTGTAATAAAAAGAAGTGAAACTTTATTGCAATGTATGGACATGTTGTTGATGTTGTTGACTTCTCTTGCTAGTTTGTAATCATAGATGGTCCATGTTCTTGATTTGTAACTTGACTGAATAAATGTTGATTATTCTGTCACGTAATAACTAAAACTGAATCCAATGCGGATTGAAAGCAGAATGAGTTTCTCCTATCTTTCTAGGATACATCTTGGTGAGACTCTAGCTCGCAATCTTTACCATAGAATCTAGAATTAATAGGCTTTCGCTGATGGTAAGTCTATCTTGTCTCAGGTTTTATAGCAGTAATGTAATGAGTAGTCAAGACAAGGAGAAAAAAAGTAGTGAAGAAACTGTGTTGTTTGCAACTGTGATGGCTGTGACTTTACTAGAAAAAAATACTTTGGAAACTTTAGGTTTAAAAAAACTGTCAGTGGTTTTAGAAAAAACCTAAAACTATAAAAACCACATACATAACAAAAgaggaaaataataaaaactagatATTTACCCGCCCTTTTCAAGGGcggaaattatttaaacaaacctTTCTAATTGTTACCAAGATtagaatatacaaattataaaaaacaataattttttatatatatagtttttgaataatattgttttggttataaaatatacacattttttaaaactaaaacttgtacagtgaaacctctataaattaataatgttgggactacaccaaaactataaatttttttaatttatagaggttattaatttatcgatataatatattgaaccaaaaattccatgttgggactataaaattataatatttataaaaaagttagtgtatattaatttatagagtattaattcaaagagtttatactgtatataaacGTTAATATGTGTGAGATTCAAAATTTATAGGTAAAATATTTAGACAATGCTTTTAATTATTACTGAGAAAacgaaaaaatcaaataaactttaattccacaaaaaataatgtattttttattaataatattgtttgtggatatattatttagttttttatttttaagtttcaaatacTATGTTAGTTGGTTAAAACCCAATATTTATAAGGTCTaatataaattggtttacatAATCGTATGGCCTTTTATTTGTAAAGCAacacaattttaataattttccaaAGTCCATTAGTTAAACCATTTATAATGTGTATTTATGttggtttaaattaagttgTTAGTCATGTTGATATATTTAAGGAACCAAACAGACTTAAGTAGCCAAACACCTACTATTCTAGAGAGGGTctaaatttaaatgacaacttctaaatggtagataaattttaggaccctaaattaatatagtagatGGCTTTAGGGTTTAAGGATTGATAAAAGTCACTAAAGCCCAGTGTTCTAAAAGTTGGTATAGGCGGTCGGTAAATCGGGTACTGAGTGAAACGGTTGTGTTAATctgattttttcaaatatactaGGCATTCAAAAAATTGGTCTAGACACCCgcttaaataataatttttggtTAGACGCCTAACCACCGTCTAtcgatttttagaacattggTAAAGCCTGATTGGCAAAATATTGACGGTGAGAACTTTAAACTAACTAAAAGCCTCAACAGCCCATAGTCTGTTTTATAACAGAACCTTAACTTGACCCTTAACTGATAGTATCTTGTTTTTGTGGACTTTTCATCAGGCCCAATCCTTATCTTCTATTCATATTTAATATGTAGGCCCATTTATTGCAACCTTGACAAAAGCGCAAATGCAGTTTTGACGAAGTCAGCAGACTTACATCCGTTGGATTATTGAACTACTGGTTATAACTATAAGCATTGATGACTGTTTTATTAATCCAGTGTTTAGCAAAAGGGCGGATTCTCTTAACTGTGACAGCTTCTCATATTCGCAAGATTGCAGCATAACACTGCAAGCAACGACAGTTTGACCTCCAAGAATTTGCTAACACGGACACTAGCGAATGAAATTTTGAGTAGAATATTTGACTGATCTCGTGAATGAACGCTTTCAAGATTAATTGAGGATGAATCTTGGGATCGTGCTGAAGCTAATACGCATAAAAAAGCGAAGAAACAGAATGATAAGGAACTAAGGAAGGCATGAGCGGTCCTTGGCTTTTAGGAAACAGACGAGTAGTGTATATAGCAATAATTCTATGTTGTTTGTTGTAATAGCCTATAGTGCCGAATAAACACATGCACAAGAGccaaataactttttttttttaacacaggCTTTCAAAAGCCAAAAGAACAttcacaattttcttttttttgaatctTGGCTTTCAATTTaattgcaaaagaaaaagaaaaagttaacaAACCCATTAGGCTTAAGTATATTACAAACCCATTTAGTGAAACTCATAATTAGGAACTAGTTAGGCCCATATGaccaaaagaaagagagatggTTGTTTTGTCGGAGAAACCGAAGAGGTGATCAGTCTGCAACGAATCAAACAAGACGAACCCAAGCTTGCAGCAGTTGAGAGGAGAGTTCCGGATTAGTTGCTCTGAAGCTTTGCGTTCTGTTTCTTATCTGCAAATCAATGGTTTTGAAGATGGGATCTATTGAACGGAAGGTGTTGGAGTGAAGCCGAGCATTCCTCTCATTCCATAATCAATAGATCGTGGACTGCCAagcgaggaggaggaggagtttcTGTGGTCTTGAAGATCGGCCCGACGGCAAGGTCCGAAGCTGTGAGAAAGTGTGATGCCATGATCTATTCGGTGAGTAGCCACATCGCCCTGCACTTATACTCCATAAATCAAAAGCAAAATTACATTCAAAGTAGAGATGATTTCGACTCTCAGGGGCAGCATTGCAAAGGAGACAAAGCGGAGAAACACTTAATCCCCACTGAAGCATTCGATCTCTTGTCGGGCACCTATCGAGGAGCACAAGCCACGTATGGAAGTTGTGACGAGGGATCCCGTAGGAGTTCCAAACCACTTCTGCCCAGTCTACTTCATTTACCACACCTCTTAAGTAAGTATAGACATCCCCTGTTGAGTAGGTATCAGAGACTTTGCCACCAATCTCCCATTCAAAGTAGTCAGAATCTGAAGATAGATTAACAGTTGTTAAATGAATCTGAAGTTGAGTTTGTTGCTCTGATCTTGCAGGTGGAAGATGCCAGGAGCCGTTCCTATGCAGCGAAGCCACCGTAGCAGATAGTGGGATGCCCAGTCTTGATCCAGCGAAGTTGAGATAGGTAGCCAATCTTTCAAACGGCGACCAATTATCAAACCAAAACCTTGCAGACAGGCCATTCTCCAAACGAACCTTGATGAGCGGGAAGACTTCATCTTTGAGCTTTATAAGCTTATTTGCGAGCCAAGAGAACGATGCCTTAGGTTTAGTTGTCCAGTAGTTGTGTATCGACCCTTTGAGTATCACCTCTTTGAACCACGCCACCCATACCGAGCCAGACTTGAAGAAGAGTAGCCATATCAACTTTAAACAGCACGCCTTGTTCCATGTCTGCAAATCTTTTACACCAAGCACTCCCTGCTTCTTGGTCAAGACGACTGTCTCCCAAGACACTCTAGCAGTGTTATGACTTTCAATATCCCCTCTCCACAAAAACACACTACACAAGGAGTTAATCCTTTTCACACATGCTTTGGGGAGAATAAAAGCAGCACACCAAAAGGTAGTGATCCCGGCTATCACTGTTTTTATGAGTAAAAGTCTTCCAGCAAAAGAAAGTGATTTTACTGACCATGATGAGAGTCTCTTTTTGATTTGATGGATCAGGGGCTCACAGGTGACAAGGGTCAGTTTCCTCGAGTTGAGAGGGACTCCTAAGTATCTGACCGGAAGCTCCCCGCATAACATGCCCGTGGAGGCTTGGATTGTGTCAATGACTTGGGCAGGGATACGTGAGGCGTAGAAGCTAGTTTTCTGCATGCTAATAGCAAGTCTCGATCTCTGCTCAAATTCTTTAAGAACATGCAAGACCTGTTGCAGGGATTCTATGGAGCCGTCAATAAAAATGAGGAGATCATCCGCAAAAGAAAGGTGCGTCATCTTCAACTTCTTGCAATTCGCATGGTATTTGATTTTCTCCTTAGTAGCTGCAGAGTTAAGCATAAAAGAGAGACAATTCATGGCTATAACAAATAGATAGGGAGAGAAAGGATCTCCCTGTCGCAGCCCTCTTTTCCCTTTGAAATAACCATTCACCATGCCATTATAACCAACCATGAAACTTGTTTTGCAGACGCAAGCCTTGAGCAGAGTGATGAAATGGCGAGGCAAGTTCAGGGTGTCAAGGCAAGTGAAGAGGAATTCCCAAGAGAGAGTATCAAAAGCCTTCGCGATGTCTACTTTTATGGTAATTCTTGGTGGCCCTTTATTTTTGTGATATCCATGAACCAATTCCCCTGCTAGGACTGTATTTTCCACCAACAAGCGCCCTTTGACAAATGCAGTCTGACATGGTAGGATTAGGTCTTCCAGTATGGGCTTTAACCTCGCAACCAATAACCTGGAAATCACCTTGTACACCGTATTTAAACAGGCAATAGGTCTGAAATCCGAGATTTTTGTAGCTCTTGGGAATTTGGGCACCATTGATAGAATAGTGGCGTTTGTAGAAGTAGGTAGGAAACCAGTGATGAAGAAATTCTGAATCGAATCCACCACCTCCGTTCCAATAGTTTCCCAGCTTGCTTTAAAGAACCCAGATGTTAACCCGTCAGGCCCCGGGGCTTTATTTGGATTTAGCTTGAAGAACAACGCTCTAATTGCATCTGCAGTAGGGACTGGTAGCATGAGTTGTGATTGTTGCAGGGTACATCTGAAGGGAATAAGGTCAGAGAACCACGAGTGAGAGGACCAGACTCCAGGCCTCAGGTAGTTGAGCGGACCCACGATCGATCTGAAATGCGCCACCGCCAGGTCGCTCATCTCCTGTGGATCAGTAATAAGTGTACCAGAGCTATAGAGGAAATAGCGTATGGCATTGTAGCTTTCCCAAACTTGACACATGCGGTGAAAGAAGGTAGTGTTGAAATCTCCCTCACTTAGCCAGTTGATTCGTGATTTTTGCCTTAAGTAGCTCTCTTCAATTAGTCTTAGGAACAACCACCTCTGGTGAAGGTCTCTCTCTTGTTGGAACAGAAGAGGAGTGGGGGAATATAGAGCCTGAACCTGCACAGATTGAAGCAAACTGTAAGCGTTAGTAACTCTCTCTTGAATGTTTGAGTAATTCTCtctgtttaaagtttttaaatcACTCTTGATGTTTTTCAGCTTCCAACAAAGCTGTGTCAGATTCGTGCAAATGTTTCCGGCCTCAACCCACGCACGTGATATGACCTCCAGAAAGTTTGGGTGTTTAGTGAGGTAATTTTGGAATTTAAAGGGCTTGGTTTCGGCTGTGGGAAGGGAGTAAGCTAGGTCCAGTAAACAGGGAGAGTGGTCTGAGAAAAGCGGGGGAAGGAATGAGACAAAGGCATGGGGGTGGGAAGAGATGACGGGGTGGTTCACAAGAAGACGGTCTAGTTTTTTTCCTATCGGTGAATCAGGCTGGTGGTTTGTCCAAGTGTGAGAAGGACCATTGTATCTCAGATCAAAAACCCCACAGTGAGTAAAGCAATCTTGTAGTTGATACATGAGTGAATCAGGAACTACAATAGTAGGATAAGAATGCTCTGTAGGATAGATAATATGGTTAAAGTCACCACCTATAATCCACTGATTGGTTTGAAGGTCTAGGGTAGAGTGAAGCTGTATCAGTTCCGCCCACAGGTCTATCATTTCCTCATTTGTATTCGCCGCATAGACAGAGGTGAAATATATAGGCTGCTGGTTAGGGAGAGTAAAGGTACAGGTCATCGATTTTCTGCTCTGTTTCACAACCTGTAGCCTTAGCGGGTCTTTCCAGATCAGTACTATCCTTCCATCTTCATCTGAGGAGTGATTTGAGACATAGTTCCAGTTGTGACATATTTTGGACATAATGGGAGCCAGAGATAGTTCCTTTATATGAGTTTCAAGAAGCGCACCAAAAAGAGGCTTATAGGTAAgaagccaagaagaaaaagGCCGATGTTTAACCGGGTCATTCAGACCACGGAGGTTCTAAAAAAAGAGTTTAACACTCATTATAAAAGAGGGGGAGGGTCACCACCATGAGAGATGGATTCCTGGTCAGAACAAAAATTTTTTGTGGCTAAGAGTTTAGGCGAAGAGGACTTAGAAGCTACGGGCGAAAGGTTTTTTGAGGAGGGAGGGGTGATGGGAGGTGGGTTATTTTGCAGGGTGGCTGGTGGGAGAAGAAGTTTAGGAGGTGGATTGGACTGGAAAGGGAAAAAAAGGATGAAGGAACAGGGGGAACAAAAGGGTTGGGATTTGAGGAGCTCGGAGGGGAGAGAGTAGGAGAGGAACGGCATCTTTTGAGAGATGGACGCTGGACTGTTGAAGGGGAAAAACAAAGGTTTGAGCTAACTGTAGATAAATTTTTCTCAGGTAAGTCTACTTGCATTGCAGAAGTGGTGGGAGGAGTGGAGAAGGAATCAGTAGGGTTGGTGGTTGACAAAGTTGATAATTTATTCCCTAGAACAAGGACATATTTCTGGGAAGGCATTTTTGAGTTTGGTTTTTTATTAGTGGTTTGCTTTCGAGTTGggtgggaggaggaggaggggttTGTTTCAGGGTTTAAAGGTTTTTTTCCTTGAGCCTTAGTTTGATCAGCAGGAGGCACAAGGGGCGGAGGAAGGGTGTAGGTGAGACAGTTCCTGACCACGTGTCCTAGTTCTTTGTAGTGGCTACATGTTGAAGGAACCCAAGGATAGTGAACCAACACTTCAACTACTTCTCCACTATCTCTTTCAAATTCGACAACAGATGGTAGAAGTTTTGTGAGGTCAACTTCAACTTTCACATGAGACAGAGTTAAGCTCACAAGGTTTTTCGTGAAGTCATCCGTCTCTTTCGGTTCTCCTATAAGTCATGCAACCAAGCTCAAGCCTTTCTGATGTCGCAAGTCTAGGGAAACACCAGTGAGATGAGCCCAGATTTTTATGGCTTTCAGAGATGGGGTTGATGCTGAGTGCGCTTCTGAGAAAGGAGCCGTGTGGAACATTGTCTCTCCTACATACCAGATACATTTGTCCAAGATCTTCTCTCTCAAGAAGTCACAAGGAATCCTGACAGTGGTGGAGCGGTTGAGAGGATTGTTGTGGAGTTCAAGTCTCTTCCCTCTGCCCCACATATGGGTAAGTACACTTTGTATCTGATTAAAAGGAGGAGCTTTTCCATTGTAGTAACAAACAATAAAATCCTTGTGAAGGTTTGCACCAATCTGGAAAATATCATCTGAGATACGCACACGAGGCCGTCCCGACGCAGAAAGAGAAACAGGAGCAAGCCGCTGAAGTGTTATGTCTTCAGATAAACGGATTCTTTCCACCAGGGAGGGAGGCTGAGAGGCCTGATAGGGACGGTTTGAAGCATCAGGAACGGAGGACGAGGGGGTGGGCTCAGGTGGGGTCGCAAGTAGGGATTTGGGATGAGCTGATTCTGGTTGTACAGGCAAGGagagagggagatgagtggCTGTTAAGGTTACATGTTGGTTACTAAAAGGGGTTTCTGCAACTGTTACATGAACAGTAGTTTCAGATCTAACAGACAAAATGCCTATTGAATCAGTTTGGAGGGGAAATGAACTAGCAGGAGGGTCTACTGAAGTACAGTTTACTGGTAACACATAAGAGAAGGTAAGAGGAGGGGTTTGGGGACCATTCCTAAGAGAGGATTTGGAACCAGTTGCAGAAGCAGAGGAAAGGGGAGGGAAAATGATCGGAGAGAGGGAAGGGTTTGGGTCAGGCGGGTCAGGAGGGACGGGAAGAGGCGGGGGAAGCTCACTGGAGGTGAACGTCGGAGGGTTGAGGTCGGAAACGATGCCGGGGATCTTCCAAGCAGATTTCATTGGGGAACGTGTCAGAGAGAGATTGGCTTTTTTTTACGTGACTCTTAACTTTCACAATTTTCAACACACTCTTTCTCAGTTCGTCACACAAGACTTCTCTTGACGTTTGAATGATCATTGTTTTTCAATGAACTGTCATGTGATTCGGTCCCCTTCTTAATCATGTTGGTTTGAAGGGTTTCTTTTTccacccaaaagaaaaaaaaaagagtagaaaccccgaattgttattattttataataaaacaaatccGCAATAATACTCTTTTTTCCCGCAATAATACTCTTTatcataagaaaaaaacaaaactaaatggTTGCGGTTAGTTAATCTCTCATTATCAAAATATCATGGTGAGTTTTGGGTGACGAAGTTCATTGAACGTCATACACACTTTTCAATTCAATCCACATACTTTCTATGGTGCTGAATAATATAGTATCAATTATCTaaccaaatataaataaaaaatttctgaTATAAACAAAATTCAACAGACAATTAAGTATTTGACCTTACAATTTATTCCATACGCTTTTTCAAGATGTCTCCTTAGTTATCTAGAGTGTCTACCGTCAATGATACATGGATTTTTTGAACCCTCTAATAGTTGGTATACTTTTCAacgttacaaaataaatgtaaatggttctctgaattttttttatttatcattgtAGAAAAACATCAACTCAGGAAAAAATACGAAGTTACAATTGCATAACACAAGCATGCATATGTTTCGAAACTacaaccaagaagaagaaaattcgAAAATCTTTTCGCCTAGACAAAGTAAAAAGAACTCAGAAATTTAGGACAAACGCGTCGTAGTTTGGAGCGCAAGATGGGGAGACGTCGCTGCGAGGCAAGGAAGAATCAGCTTGGCCACGGCTAGTGGGAGCCCGCACCCTTCGACGGCGACTTGTTGGTGGTGGAGGGAGGAGTGTGGCGGTGATGCGAACTAGCGCCAATGTGTATTCTTCAAGCAACTCGGCGGCAATTGCTACTGTTATCATGACGTTTTGAAGATGGTCtgattataattttcttttcgaTGTCTTGTTAATAAAACTAATCTGTTATAACCTTTTTGTAACTTGAAAGACAAAGACAATGTGGTTTAGATTTTAATTAGGACACGCGGAATGGTATTTATAGAGAATGGTTCTGAAGCTGATGGCAATAAATTATGGTAGGTTCTGAGCATAAATTATTGTAGCCGTAAGATCTACCGACTTCTAttgaatttaattaaaaaaaattatacttttcTCTTTATGTACTCTATTGTGGGAAAACGGCCATTTCATACATaacatatcgcgatatgttcaattcatacccGACTTATATGGTCGTGCCAAAACATACATGAAGTTATATGATCATGCCAAAACATACCCAACTTATAaatttttggcaaaatcataCATCAGTCGCCACATCAGCTGACATGTCATCTACTTTTGTTCGCGTGAATGTAACATCAGCAAATTTTGCTGACGAAGATGCCATGTGTATAActttttttaactaaataattttgttataaaataaatttaagaaaatgtaaaattttataattttttattatttagtaaaattaacaaaaattagttaattaattaaattttaatcttatataagagatatattcgtaaatatttCGATCCTATCAAAAATCGTtcttataagagttatata
It encodes:
- the LOC108850223 gene encoding uncharacterized protein LOC108850223, encoding MKSAWKIPGIVSDLNPPTFTSSELPPPLPVPPDPPDPNPSLSPIIFPPLSSASATGSKSSLRNGPQTPPLTFSYVLPVNCTSVDPPASSFPLQTDSIGILSVRSETTVHVTVAETPFSNQHVTLTATHLPLSLPVQPESAHPKSLLATPPEPTPSSSVPDASNRPYQASQPPSLVERIRLSEDITLQRLAPVSLSASGRPRVRISDDIFQIGANLHKDFIVCYYNGKAPPFNQIQSVLTHMWGRGKRLELHNNPLNRSTTVRIPCDFLREKILDKCIWYVGETMFHTAPFSEAHSASTPSLKAIKIWAHLTGEPKETDDFTKNLVSLTLSHVKVEVDLTKLLPSVVEFERDSGEVVEVLVHYPWVPSTCSHYKELGHVVRNCLTYTLPPPLVPPADQTKAQGKKPLNPETNPSSSSHPTRKQTTNKKPNSKMPSQKYVLVLGNKLSTLSTTNPTDSFSTPPTTSAMQVDLPEKNLSTNLRGLNDPVKHRPFSSWLLTYKPLFGALLETHIKELSLAPIMSKICHNWNYVSNHSSDEDGRIVLIWKDPLRLQVVKQSRKSMTCTFTLPNQQPIYFTSVYAANTNEEMIDLWAELIQLHSTLDLQTNQWIIGGDFNHIIYPTEHSYPTIVVPDSLMYQLQDCFTHCGVFDLRYNGPSHTWTNHQPDSPIGKKLDRLLVNHPVISSHPHAFVSFLPPLFSDHSPCLLDLAYSLPTAETKPFKFQNYLTKHPNFLEVISRAWVEAGNICTNLTQLCWKLKNIKSDLKTLNRENYSNIQERVTNAYSLLQSVQVQALYSPTPLLFQQERDLHQRWLFLRLIEESYLRQKSRINWLSEGDFNTTFFHRMCQVWESYNAIRYFLYSSGTLITDPQEMSDLAVAHFRSIVGPLNYLRPGVWSSHSWFSDLIPFRCTLQQSQLMLPVPTADAIRALFFKLNPNKAPGPDGLTSGFFKASWETIGTEVVDSIQNFFITGFLPTSTNATILSMVPKFPRATKISDFRPIACLNTVYKVISRLLVARLKPILEDLILPCQTAFVKGRLLVENTVLAGELVHGYHKNKGPPRITIKVDIAKAFDTLSWEFLFTCLDTLNLPRHFITLLKACVCKTSFMVGYNGMVNGYFKGKRGLRQGDPFSPYLFVIAMNCLSFMLNSAATKEKIKYHANCKKLKMTHLSFADDLLIFIDGSIESLQQVLHVLKEFEQRSRLAISMQKTSFYASRIPAQVIDTIQASTGMLCGELPVRYLGVPLNSRKLTLVTCEPLIHQIKKRLSSWSVKSLSFAGRLLLIKTVIAGITTFWCAAFILPKACVKRINSLCSVFLWRGDIESHNTARVSWETVVLTKKQGVLGVKDLQTWNKACCLKLIWLLFFKSGSVWVAWFKEVILKGSIHNYWTTKPKASFSWLANKLIKLKDEVFPLIKVRLENGLSARFWFDNWSPFERLATYLNFAGSRLGIPLSATVASLHRNGSWHLPPARSEQQTQLQIHLTTVNLSSDSDYFEWEIGGKVSDTYSTGDVYTYLRGVVNEVDWAEVVWNSYGIPRHNFHTWLVLLDRCPTRDRMLQWGLSGDVATHRIDHGITLSHSFGPCRRADLQDHRNSSSSSLGSPRSIDYGMRGMLGFTPTPSVQ
- the LOC108852692 gene encoding uncharacterized protein LOC108852692; this encodes MITVAIAAELLEEYTLALVRITATLLPPPPTSRRRRVRAPTSRGQADSSLPRSDVSPSCAPNYDAFVLNF